From a single Hevea brasiliensis isolate MT/VB/25A 57/8 unplaced genomic scaffold, ASM3005281v1 Scaf1, whole genome shotgun sequence genomic region:
- the LOC110665152 gene encoding receptor-like protein 35, producing the protein MLLALIVWLQIHTSKSCLEEERLALLGIKDSLKSTGSNGDHLLSSWIDQPNNDCCKWERVICNSITDRVVRLSLSKTTQNVRRTNTLFLNVSLLRHFEKLTHLDLSSNKFGGWIENEEVPNLKGNYLGGSLSTLDFTAFKSLEVLDLSGNGISGIIPNYVWAPTSLKALSLSGNSFHGSLQIQSFCGMERLEELDLSSAGFSGGIPSCLGNFKSLKMLNLSINQLYGEIPNNLSKLETLDLSHNNLSGEIPKLPLNQSQIQSLNLSHNQLTGSIPKSFLNLSKIESLNLSYNDLSGRLPLELIDLKFLKVFTVAHNNLSGKIPEQFNKFNRYSYEGNPLLSGPYSEKNSRD; encoded by the exons ATGCTGTTAGCATTAATAGTTTGGCTTCAAATCCACACAAGCAAAAGTTGCCTTGAAGAGGAGAGATTGGCTCTCTTAGGAATCAAGGATTCTCTTAAATCAACTGGATCTAATGGAGATCATCTTTTATCTTCATGGATAGATCAACCAAATAATGATTGCTGTAAGTGGGAGCGAGTCATATGTAATTCTATTACAGATCGTGTGGTTAGGCTTTCTCTCAGCAAGACAACCCAAAATGTGAGAAGAACAAATACATTGTTTCTAAACGTGTCTTTGCTCCGGCATTTTGAGAAACTAACACATCTTGATTTATCCTCCAATAAATTTGGTGGTTGGATTGAGAATGAAG AGGTGCCAAATTTAAAAGGCAACTACTTGGGCGGGAGCCTCTCAACGCTAG ATTTCACTGCCTTCAAAAGCTTGGAAGTCTTGGAtttgagtggaaatgggatcagTGGGATCATTCCTAACTATGTATGGGCACCAACTTCTCTCAAAGCATTATCATTATCTGGCAATTCATTTCATGGATCTTTACAAATTCAAA GTTTTTGTGGAATGGAGAGACTTGAAGAGTTGGATCTTAGTTCTGCTGGTTTTAGTGGTGGCATTCCTTCTTGCTTAGGGAATTTTAAATCTCTCAAAATGTTGAATCTGTCTATAAATCAATTATATGGTGAGATCCCAAATAACTTATCCAAACTAGAGACCCTAGACCTATCACACAATAACCTATCAGGTGAGATCCCAAAGCTACCATTGAATCAATCCCAGATTCAGTCACTGAACTTGTCCCACAATCAATTAACAGGCTCTATCCCAAAATCTTTTTTGAATTTGTCAAAAATAGAGAGCCTGAACCTTTCTTATAACGACTTGAGCGGAAGGCTTCCACTGGAATTGATAGATCTAAAGTTTCTAAAAGTATTCACTGTGGCTCATAACAATTTGTCGGGTAAGATTCCAGAGCAATTCAATAAATTCAATCGTTACAGTTACGAAGGTAATCCACTTCTCTCTGGGCCATATTCAGAGAAAAATAGCAGGGATTGA